Proteins from one Gimesia maris genomic window:
- a CDS encoding outer membrane protein assembly factor BamB family protein, which produces MKRASQFLVMLLTCLLVTAVASAERLVLVSASYQKDLLAICSADGKVLWTYKTAGPKKGHAGHHDVQLLSDGNILFHDSWTGLKEITLDKKIVWAYDSATMNGNAGKRVDVHAFSRLPNGNTVIVESGVGRIIEVDPQGKLVHQFPLKKGGTQSTRLMRITPRGTYLVCSEQPGVVTEYNRDGKMIWDYLIKTRVYGAIRLKNGNTLIASGSGNSIREVNSEKETVWEIQGKVPGTEIELKWTTCLQELENGHIVIGNCHAGPENPQIIELDADRNVVWQFDEFDLVGNGLACWQILDDSQSSLIRKQLKAQKP; this is translated from the coding sequence ATGAAACGTGCCTCGCAGTTTTTAGTAATGTTATTAACCTGTCTGCTGGTAACCGCTGTTGCGTCTGCGGAACGACTGGTGCTGGTGAGCGCTTCCTATCAGAAGGACCTTCTGGCAATCTGCTCTGCAGATGGTAAGGTGCTCTGGACTTACAAAACAGCAGGACCGAAGAAAGGGCACGCCGGCCATCACGATGTGCAACTGCTATCTGATGGTAATATCCTGTTTCACGACAGCTGGACCGGCCTAAAAGAAATCACCCTCGATAAAAAAATCGTCTGGGCTTACGATTCCGCAACGATGAATGGCAATGCCGGTAAACGTGTGGACGTGCATGCGTTCTCCCGACTTCCCAATGGAAATACGGTGATCGTGGAAAGTGGCGTGGGACGCATCATCGAAGTCGATCCACAGGGTAAACTTGTGCATCAGTTCCCTCTCAAGAAAGGGGGGACGCAATCCACCCGTCTGATGCGAATTACGCCGAGGGGAACATACCTGGTCTGTTCTGAACAGCCTGGTGTGGTGACCGAATACAATCGGGACGGCAAAATGATCTGGGACTACCTGATCAAAACCCGTGTGTATGGCGCGATTCGTTTGAAGAACGGCAATACGCTGATCGCGTCCGGCAGTGGTAACAGTATTCGCGAAGTGAATTCTGAGAAAGAGACGGTCTGGGAGATCCAGGGTAAAGTGCCAGGGACGGAAATCGAGCTCAAATGGACCACCTGTCTGCAGGAACTGGAGAACGGCCACATCGTGATTGGCAACTGTCACGCCGGTCCGGAGAATCCGCAGATCATCGAACTGGACGCTGACAGAAATGTCGTCTGGCAGTTTGACGAATTCGATCTGGTCGGTAACGGTCTGGCATGCTGGCAGATTCTGGATGATTCTCAATCCTCACTGATTCGTAAACAACTCAAAGCACAAAAACCATGA
- a CDS encoding FG-GAP-like repeat-containing protein, with the protein MTSRRLLPLCVFCFYLISSIPIFADDQFEQPVRLKAEGKIIDTGAAWGHSSPCIEDLDGDGLKDLMVGDFSGTFRYYKNVGRSDAPVYMDMGKVQADGKDAKVNIYCCVGGQPRFVDLDDDGIRDFISSSYDPGTCFYFRGLPDHKFAAPVELKDKAGVPVRSSVKQKQDYQSFGSFYAPVDWDADGDFDLLIGCFDGHLKLRLNEGDAKKYAFTAENQTVNADGKPLEVEKHCCPVIADWDQDGLWDILAGSDAGSVTWFRNTGSKTAPQFAAGKTLISKHDGNGYNQVIWNEDEIVPGIRAQIEVVDYNQDGKLDLILGDFTTTYDFRKDLTKDEKKQVERILSEAETIGKAYGKKIEALREDFKKRYPGDELYSDKATKEWSEAYKALKDSPEAKASEKYDAEFVKQMRPFLASMRGKGNRSFDLAKSHGYVWLYLRK; encoded by the coding sequence ATGACTTCACGCCGCCTGCTTCCATTGTGCGTCTTCTGTTTCTATCTGATCTCTTCCATTCCGATCTTTGCGGATGACCAGTTTGAACAACCGGTTCGTCTGAAAGCAGAAGGAAAAATCATCGATACCGGCGCCGCCTGGGGACACAGCAGCCCTTGTATTGAAGACCTGGACGGCGATGGCCTCAAAGATCTGATGGTGGGCGATTTCAGTGGCACGTTTCGTTACTACAAAAATGTGGGGCGCAGTGATGCCCCGGTTTATATGGATATGGGGAAAGTTCAGGCGGATGGCAAGGACGCGAAAGTCAACATCTACTGCTGCGTCGGCGGACAACCCCGATTTGTCGATCTGGACGACGATGGCATCCGGGATTTCATCAGCAGTTCTTATGATCCGGGTACCTGCTTCTATTTTCGTGGACTGCCCGATCACAAATTCGCCGCACCTGTCGAACTGAAAGACAAAGCGGGCGTCCCCGTCCGCAGCAGCGTCAAACAGAAACAGGATTACCAGTCGTTCGGCAGTTTTTACGCTCCGGTCGACTGGGATGCGGACGGCGATTTCGATCTGCTGATTGGCTGCTTTGACGGTCATCTGAAACTGCGCCTCAACGAAGGAGATGCAAAAAAGTATGCCTTTACTGCTGAGAACCAGACTGTCAATGCAGATGGAAAACCACTGGAGGTGGAAAAACACTGCTGTCCGGTCATCGCCGACTGGGACCAGGACGGCCTGTGGGACATTCTGGCAGGCAGTGATGCAGGGAGCGTCACCTGGTTTCGCAATACAGGCTCGAAAACCGCACCTCAGTTTGCAGCAGGAAAAACTCTCATCTCCAAACATGACGGGAACGGCTATAACCAGGTGATCTGGAATGAAGATGAGATTGTTCCCGGCATTCGCGCGCAGATTGAAGTCGTCGACTATAACCAGGATGGCAAGCTGGATCTCATTCTCGGTGATTTCACTACGACTTACGATTTTCGTAAAGACCTGACGAAAGATGAAAAAAAACAGGTTGAGCGCATACTGTCCGAAGCGGAAACGATCGGCAAAGCGTATGGCAAAAAAATCGAAGCCTTGCGGGAGGATTTCAAAAAACGCTATCCCGGTGATGAACTTTATAGCGACAAAGCGACAAAAGAATGGTCGGAAGCTTATAAGGCCCTTAAAGACAGCCCTGAAGCCAAAGCGAGTGAGAAATACGATGCGGAATTCGTAAAGCAGATGCGTCCCTTCCTGGCAAGTATGCGCGGCAAGGGAAACCGCAGTTTCGATCTGGCAAAGTCCCACGGTTACGTCTGGCTGTATTTGAGGAAATAA
- a CDS encoding protein-disulfide reductase DsbD family protein, whose translation MNALLLNRQPVFSIPAILSLICLGCFLLTVSGCEQASDQKVIPESSTTVNQPEVETSVPPASQQVSQTVISDRVEGQQVAVLLEIPHQQVKPGASFPVTVKFDIAPLWEIRSLEAQPENVATQLKLELPDGFETQGDWQTPPTGRSQSADSHPVYSGQVEFQQMILVTKEAQPGEYEISSQVQYQACDEFRCLSPTQKRLHVTILVDRLNSVKE comes from the coding sequence ATGAACGCTCTGCTTTTGAACCGACAACCTGTTTTCAGTATTCCTGCCATCTTGTCGCTGATTTGCCTGGGCTGTTTTCTGTTGACAGTCTCAGGCTGTGAGCAGGCTTCTGACCAGAAAGTGATTCCGGAAAGCAGCACCACTGTGAATCAACCTGAGGTGGAAACCAGTGTTCCCCCTGCAAGTCAGCAGGTAAGCCAGACCGTGATTTCTGATCGCGTGGAGGGTCAGCAGGTTGCGGTTCTGCTTGAAATTCCACATCAACAAGTAAAACCGGGAGCAAGCTTCCCTGTGACAGTGAAGTTTGATATTGCCCCCTTGTGGGAAATCCGGTCGCTGGAGGCACAACCCGAAAATGTCGCCACGCAACTCAAACTGGAATTGCCTGACGGATTTGAGACTCAAGGGGACTGGCAGACTCCCCCAACCGGTCGTTCCCAGTCGGCTGACAGCCACCCCGTTTATTCAGGCCAGGTCGAATTTCAACAGATGATTCTGGTAACGAAAGAGGCCCAGCCTGGTGAATATGAAATCAGCAGCCAGGTGCAATACCAGGCCTGCGATGAATTTCGCTGCTTGAGCCCGACGCAAAAGAGACTACATGTTACCATTCTAGTGGACCGACTCAATTCAGTAAAAGAATGA
- a CDS encoding leucine-rich repeat domain-containing protein — protein MKKNMILVLCCFICQGCMQSPRDKAIQAIRDAGGKVIFAPGTDESTGNLGDKTVSMVMLNEIPVDDSILVHVSKLTEVTSLWIIGTEITDQGLTLLRDLQGLQSLYITNNQISDAGIQQLPQVKLVELTLGGTKITDESLKHFSNSSDLNTLNVGKTAVSDRGLQYVSQFKKLERLYLHETQITDEGMQQIQGLKNLKSLMLNETEITDSGLTALRNLDQLEELFLNETKITGAGLKKLERLTRLSKLILSETDITDADIKYLKELPALKRLYLDQTQLTDDGLSQIVDFPSLEMLDVSNNQITDAGLIYLLQNGKQWSSINLSGNQITDAGLSILGKSHIELTLDLSNTEVTDAGLKYLTSMNMLFGLSLNNCQISDQGVQTLMELPALKSIQLNGTDITDCSLEIIKTKSDMLVLYLDDTKLTDAGFSQLQGLTGLQILSLNNTAVTDASLKFFNKMTKLFELNLKQTAVSDAAVQKLLKKINKTEQICHINR, from the coding sequence ATGAAAAAAAATATGATTTTAGTGCTGTGCTGTTTTATCTGCCAGGGATGTATGCAGTCTCCTCGAGATAAAGCAATTCAGGCCATCAGAGATGCGGGGGGTAAAGTCATCTTTGCACCGGGAACGGATGAAAGTACCGGAAATCTGGGAGACAAAACGGTCAGTATGGTGATGTTAAATGAAATTCCAGTAGACGATTCGATCCTTGTCCATGTCAGCAAACTGACTGAGGTTACCTCCTTGTGGATTATCGGTACCGAAATTACGGATCAGGGTTTGACACTACTTCGAGATTTACAGGGTTTACAAAGTCTGTATATTACAAACAACCAGATCTCTGATGCTGGTATCCAGCAACTTCCGCAAGTAAAGCTTGTTGAATTAACTCTTGGTGGAACAAAAATTACAGATGAATCTCTAAAGCATTTTTCAAATAGTTCAGACCTGAATACGTTAAATGTAGGAAAGACTGCAGTTTCTGATCGTGGTCTTCAATATGTCAGTCAATTCAAAAAGTTGGAAAGGCTCTATCTTCATGAAACTCAAATTACGGATGAGGGAATGCAGCAAATTCAGGGTTTGAAAAATCTCAAATCTCTCATGCTTAATGAGACTGAAATTACGGACTCAGGATTAACTGCTCTCAGAAATCTGGATCAATTGGAGGAACTCTTTCTCAATGAAACAAAAATCACTGGTGCGGGGCTCAAAAAATTAGAGCGACTTACTCGATTAAGTAAACTGATCCTTTCAGAAACAGATATTACTGATGCTGACATCAAATATCTGAAGGAGTTACCGGCTTTGAAGAGGCTGTATTTGGATCAGACTCAGCTGACTGATGATGGTCTGTCGCAAATCGTTGACTTTCCCAGCTTGGAAATGTTGGATGTATCCAATAATCAGATTACTGATGCAGGGTTGATATACCTGCTGCAAAACGGAAAACAATGGTCATCAATTAATCTGTCAGGCAATCAAATAACTGATGCGGGCTTATCTATCTTAGGAAAATCGCATATTGAGTTAACTCTTGATTTAAGTAACACTGAGGTGACCGACGCCGGACTAAAATATTTGACCTCAATGAACATGTTGTTCGGTTTATCACTCAATAATTGCCAAATATCAGACCAGGGCGTCCAGACTTTAATGGAATTACCTGCCTTGAAGTCAATTCAATTGAACGGGACTGACATCACAGATTGCAGTCTGGAAATTATTAAAACGAAATCCGATATGCTGGTACTCTATCTGGATGATACGAAATTGACAGATGCTGGTTTCAGTCAATTGCAGGGTTTGACTGGTTTGCAAATATTATCACTCAATAATACAGCAGTGACCGACGCCAGCTTGAAGTTCTTTAATAAGATGACAAAACTATTCGAACTCAATCTAAAACAAACTGCTGTCTCAGATGCAGCTGTTCAGAAATTACTGAAAAAAATCAATAAGACCGAACAGATCTGCCACATCAATCGGTAA
- a CDS encoding FAD-dependent monooxygenase produces MPNGHTSLPQSSPVLIVGAGPTGLSLAVELARRNIECLLIDRRPEPLPFDRATVIHSRSLEIFESMGVIDAFLERGHLMRGFNIFAYGQIVAQTDFNGLECRHPYDLNLSENETEEILTERLVALGGAVTRGWELSGLQQNESQVTAQLRSTEGTEQTVIADWLVGTDGIHSRVRESCGIDVDGHRYLRRWGVIDGHLKDWQHAPDRAAIQIEAPALNPIPLPRERWRIYFRADDDIDNAALLEQINAGLEILSPGSRLHEPDEPMLYHTYRQLSAHYQSGRVLLAGDAAHACSPIEGHGMNMGIHDSFNLGWKLALVIQGTADAKLLESYEQERRPAAAAVGASGDTAEALRSIPNDPAAIERVKRALCALLYTSRGKLQAAQAESELELHYRDSPLVSGYHSAGDAARQHWLGPLPGDCTPDAGPLLKSGSAEAIQLSQLICNEGHSLLWMATDQTEVPDFEKFHHNLQACGEFWIISTAPPPEFLPESSLQECWLHDVEGKVHARFGVIDASLFLIRPDGHIAFRSEPPELARVASYFENLFN; encoded by the coding sequence ATGCCAAACGGTCATACAAGCCTACCACAATCTTCCCCGGTGCTCATTGTGGGTGCCGGTCCGACGGGGCTCTCACTGGCCGTGGAGTTGGCGCGACGGAATATTGAATGCCTGCTGATTGATCGTCGCCCGGAACCTTTGCCCTTTGATCGCGCAACGGTTATTCACAGCCGCTCGCTGGAAATCTTTGAGTCAATGGGTGTCATCGATGCATTTCTGGAGCGGGGGCATCTGATGCGAGGCTTTAATATCTTTGCCTATGGTCAGATCGTCGCCCAGACCGACTTCAACGGTCTGGAATGCCGGCATCCCTACGACCTGAATTTATCGGAAAATGAAACGGAAGAGATACTGACGGAACGACTCGTCGCGCTGGGAGGCGCCGTTACGCGGGGCTGGGAACTGAGCGGCCTGCAGCAGAATGAATCACAGGTTACCGCGCAACTGCGATCCACGGAGGGAACAGAACAGACTGTAATCGCAGACTGGCTGGTAGGGACTGATGGAATTCACAGCCGGGTTCGAGAATCCTGTGGAATTGATGTCGACGGCCATCGCTATCTGCGTCGCTGGGGAGTGATCGATGGCCATTTAAAAGACTGGCAGCATGCTCCGGATCGGGCGGCGATTCAAATTGAAGCACCCGCTTTGAATCCGATTCCTCTTCCACGGGAACGCTGGCGGATTTACTTCCGGGCCGATGATGACATCGACAATGCTGCGCTGCTGGAACAGATCAACGCCGGTCTCGAGATCCTGTCCCCCGGTTCCCGTCTGCATGAACCGGATGAACCGATGTTGTATCATACCTATCGGCAGTTGAGTGCCCACTATCAGTCGGGACGGGTTCTGCTGGCCGGTGATGCCGCGCATGCCTGCAGCCCGATTGAAGGGCATGGCATGAATATGGGTATTCACGACTCGTTCAACCTGGGCTGGAAGCTGGCGCTCGTTATTCAGGGGACGGCGGATGCGAAACTGCTGGAAAGTTATGAGCAGGAACGGCGGCCCGCTGCTGCTGCCGTGGGCGCTTCTGGAGACACCGCGGAAGCGCTTCGCAGTATTCCTAATGACCCGGCTGCCATCGAGCGGGTTAAACGTGCTCTGTGTGCCCTGCTGTATACGTCCAGGGGAAAACTGCAGGCGGCCCAGGCAGAATCTGAACTGGAACTACACTATCGCGATAGCCCTCTGGTCAGTGGTTACCATTCAGCTGGCGACGCAGCCCGGCAACATTGGTTGGGACCACTGCCCGGCGATTGCACTCCCGATGCCGGTCCACTCCTGAAGTCTGGTTCTGCTGAAGCCATTCAGTTGAGCCAGTTGATCTGCAACGAGGGACACAGTCTGCTCTGGATGGCCACCGATCAGACCGAGGTTCCTGATTTCGAAAAATTCCATCACAATCTGCAAGCCTGTGGCGAATTCTGGATCATCTCAACTGCTCCGCCACCAGAGTTCCTGCCAGAATCATCTCTTCAGGAATGCTGGCTGCATGATGTCGAAGGAAAGGTACATGCGCGGTTTGGTGTGATCGACGCCAGCCTGTTTCTGATTCGCCCCGATGGGCATATCGCATTTCGCAGTGAACCACCTGAGCTGGCGCGCGTCGCCAGTTATTTTGAGAACCTGTTCAATTAG
- a CDS encoding DUF1990 family protein codes for MFLLQQPKAKQIDDFIEVQAQLEFTYSSIGATRSPAPPDSFQVDHNRICLGQGRAVYEQAKRALQDWQHFRLNWVSLHHPDALPEPGQTVAILAHALGLWVLNASRVVYVLEETEPVQRYAFAYGTLPEHAECGEERFQVEWRADDDSVWYDLYAFSRPQQLLSKIAYPYVRRKQKQFARDSLQAMKAAVGKDKK; via the coding sequence ATGTTTCTGCTTCAGCAGCCAAAGGCAAAACAGATTGACGACTTTATCGAAGTTCAGGCACAGCTGGAGTTTACCTACTCATCAATTGGAGCGACGCGGTCACCTGCACCGCCTGACAGCTTTCAAGTCGATCATAACCGGATCTGTCTGGGGCAGGGGCGAGCCGTTTATGAACAGGCGAAGCGGGCACTGCAGGACTGGCAGCACTTTCGGCTGAACTGGGTGAGTCTGCATCATCCCGACGCCTTGCCGGAGCCAGGACAGACCGTGGCAATCCTCGCGCATGCGCTCGGTTTGTGGGTTCTGAATGCGAGTCGAGTGGTGTATGTGCTGGAAGAAACAGAGCCCGTTCAACGGTATGCCTTCGCGTATGGTACTCTGCCCGAACATGCGGAGTGCGGCGAAGAACGTTTTCAGGTGGAATGGCGGGCCGACGATGACTCGGTCTGGTATGATCTGTATGCTTTCTCTCGACCGCAGCAGTTGTTATCGAAAATCGCTTATCCCTATGTGCGTCGCAAACAGAAACAGTTTGCCCGCGATTCGCTGCAGGCGATGAAAGCTGCAGTTGGAAAAGATAAGAAATGA
- a CDS encoding DUF899 domain-containing protein, which produces MSTENAVAHPEIVTQEQWLSERLDLLTAEKKLTQQLDRVNALRRKLPMVRLEKDYQFDGPDGKLSLLDLFEGRRQLIVYHFMFDPDWEKGCGGCTGLINAMGDLSMLHDRDTTFALISRAPLEKLLKMKADQGWNRTWVSSFESDFNYDFHVTLDDKITPPQYNYRTQAELQQRQNDEPYFLSGEMHGMSVFFRLGDEIYHTYSTFARGCEGLTNAYSLLDITPYGRQEDFEDSPVAWPQKPTYG; this is translated from the coding sequence ATGAGTACCGAAAACGCTGTCGCCCATCCCGAGATTGTGACCCAGGAACAGTGGTTGAGCGAACGACTGGATCTGTTAACTGCTGAGAAGAAACTGACGCAGCAGCTGGACCGTGTCAATGCGCTGCGGCGTAAGCTGCCGATGGTCAGGCTGGAGAAGGATTATCAGTTTGACGGACCCGATGGCAAGCTGAGTCTACTGGATCTATTTGAGGGACGCCGCCAGTTGATCGTCTATCACTTCATGTTTGATCCTGACTGGGAGAAAGGCTGTGGAGGCTGTACGGGTCTGATTAATGCGATGGGTGATCTGTCAATGCTGCATGATCGCGATACCACTTTCGCGTTGATCTCGCGAGCACCCCTGGAAAAACTGTTGAAGATGAAGGCCGATCAGGGCTGGAACCGGACCTGGGTTTCGTCCTTCGAAAGCGATTTCAATTACGATTTCCATGTGACGCTTGATGACAAGATCACGCCGCCTCAGTACAACTATCGCACCCAGGCAGAGCTGCAGCAGCGCCAAAATGACGAGCCTTATTTTCTGTCGGGCGAAATGCATGGCATGAGCGTCTTTTTCCGGTTGGGTGATGAGATCTATCACACCTATTCCACTTTTGCACGAGGCTGCGAAGGCCTGACAAATGCCTACAGCCTGCTGGATATCACACCCTACGGTCGCCAGGAAGACTTCGAAGACTCCCCCGTCGCCTGGCCACAGAAGCCAACGTATGGTTAA
- a CDS encoding SMI1/KNR4 family protein — protein sequence MIRIEELLERISDLTAEDQDEFEVTVQLQDPLSADELKSLIDNIPLPQELCDFYAVTNGMDLLSAELFDADSLQYVQGFITFHSFGNGDFTCIATKKSEYPEGSVLFMNHCPDSVVQVADSLCDWMEKVVAEIQSKGGLLHPADYYRHPDEQGVYSHVLNELKSKGDELHS from the coding sequence ATGATCCGCATCGAAGAACTGTTAGAGCGAATTTCGGATCTGACGGCGGAAGATCAGGACGAATTTGAGGTTACCGTCCAATTGCAGGACCCACTTTCGGCGGATGAGCTGAAAAGCCTGATCGATAACATACCACTGCCTCAGGAGCTGTGTGACTTTTATGCTGTTACCAACGGCATGGATCTCTTATCGGCAGAGCTGTTCGACGCGGATTCACTGCAGTACGTACAGGGATTCATTACGTTCCACAGTTTTGGTAATGGCGATTTTACCTGCATCGCAACGAAAAAATCGGAGTACCCGGAGGGGAGCGTGCTGTTCATGAATCATTGTCCTGACAGCGTGGTACAGGTTGCCGATTCTCTCTGTGACTGGATGGAGAAAGTGGTCGCCGAAATTCAATCAAAGGGTGGTTTGCTGCATCCTGCCGACTACTATCGTCACCCAGACGAGCAGGGCGTCTATAGCCATGTATTGAACGAACTTAAAAGTAAAGGCGACGAACTGCATAGTTGA
- a CDS encoding acyltransferase family protein, giving the protein MFITRLESLRGIAALMVAVSHCLIVFAVNQNEMIWATPLQETQGTQAFITRLLLIPFNGGAAVTVFFVLSGYVLGLSLDRKSKSLGTCFAFYVKRLFRIYPAYLVCLTLIIFSIACFHTYTVYPDTSVWFKEWYQNPITIDNVLANYTLFETNLNQVAWTLKVELVMSVVFPLAYIVSRSTGAKLNLLFLFLLIVCSLIRALLPGSLYFMYGYVFYLGLILPTLIEKLNQLVSLKAWNTLFLISIACLISARSVFSPGNLFCAVLMEAVFATLLIAILADGKTNPLLSRVLDVPLVRKLGQLSYSFYIYHFIILYWLACGLLAVVSPTVTAAYPVMLGLLLAVVSVVISYYVAFLSYHLVERPMIKCGAATAVKVSRSSGTVPNVALASQETGSISESGIESPSFSRKTEK; this is encoded by the coding sequence ATGTTTATTACCAGACTCGAATCACTGCGGGGCATTGCTGCTCTGATGGTTGCGGTGAGCCATTGTCTGATTGTGTTTGCTGTGAATCAGAATGAGATGATCTGGGCGACTCCGCTGCAGGAGACGCAGGGAACTCAGGCATTTATCACGCGGCTGTTGCTCATTCCCTTTAATGGCGGAGCCGCGGTGACGGTCTTTTTTGTTCTGAGCGGTTACGTGCTGGGGCTGTCACTCGACCGGAAGTCAAAATCACTGGGAACGTGCTTTGCTTTTTATGTGAAACGACTGTTTCGCATTTACCCGGCGTATCTGGTCTGCCTGACGCTGATCATTTTTTCAATCGCCTGCTTTCACACCTATACTGTGTATCCTGATACCTCAGTCTGGTTCAAAGAGTGGTACCAGAATCCGATTACCATCGATAATGTACTGGCCAATTACACACTCTTCGAAACCAATCTCAATCAGGTTGCGTGGACACTGAAGGTGGAACTGGTCATGTCCGTAGTGTTTCCACTGGCGTATATTGTCAGCCGAAGTACAGGCGCAAAACTGAATCTGCTCTTTCTGTTCCTGCTCATCGTCTGCAGCCTGATCCGCGCCTTGTTGCCGGGCAGTCTCTATTTTATGTATGGGTATGTATTTTACCTGGGGCTGATCTTGCCCACATTGATAGAGAAACTGAATCAACTTGTCAGTCTGAAAGCCTGGAATACACTGTTTCTGATCAGCATTGCCTGTTTAATATCGGCTCGCTCAGTGTTCTCGCCCGGTAATCTGTTCTGCGCAGTTCTGATGGAAGCGGTTTTTGCAACACTTCTGATCGCAATTCTTGCAGACGGAAAAACCAACCCGCTGCTGAGCCGTGTCCTGGATGTTCCGCTTGTCCGCAAGCTCGGCCAGTTGTCTTACTCATTCTATATCTATCATTTTATCATCCTGTACTGGCTCGCCTGTGGTTTGCTGGCTGTCGTCAGTCCGACTGTTACCGCTGCATATCCTGTTATGCTCGGTCTGTTGCTGGCTGTTGTGTCGGTTGTGATCAGTTATTATGTCGCATTCCTTTCGTATCATTTGGTCGAACGTCCGATGATTAAATGCGGGGCGGCGACCGCCGTGAAAGTGAGTCGCAGTTCTGGTACAGTCCCGAATGTTGCTCTCGCTTCACAGGAAACAGGTTCTATTTCCGAGAGCGGGATTGAAAGCCCGTCCTTCTCCCGGAAAACGGAAAAATAG
- a CDS encoding putative signal transducing protein yields MSHELITVATLSSPVEASLVQNELEAAGIRSFMSDEVAVGMAWYLGNAIGGIKVQVAESDAPRAFEVVHDHEPVTITEEDWRITKGLDGETGDFDEQWEEDETADAEVTDSDLNQMVDRAWKMAVYGIMFFPLQLYSLLLLAKIAFRGEHLSVEQRRKVRFSYFVNTWMILVLLFLAIDASTRFFMQFQ; encoded by the coding sequence GTGTCCCATGAATTAATCACCGTAGCGACTTTAAGTTCACCTGTGGAAGCGAGTCTGGTTCAAAATGAACTGGAGGCGGCAGGCATTCGTTCGTTTATGTCGGATGAAGTCGCTGTCGGCATGGCCTGGTACCTGGGGAACGCGATAGGCGGAATCAAAGTGCAGGTTGCCGAGTCAGATGCGCCGCGTGCATTCGAAGTTGTGCATGACCATGAACCGGTAACAATTACCGAAGAGGATTGGCGCATCACAAAGGGTCTGGATGGCGAAACAGGAGACTTTGATGAGCAGTGGGAAGAAGATGAAACTGCCGATGCCGAAGTCACCGATTCCGATCTGAATCAAATGGTCGACAGAGCCTGGAAGATGGCCGTCTATGGCATCATGTTTTTTCCGCTGCAGTTGTATTCGCTCCTGCTGCTGGCAAAAATTGCGTTCAGAGGAGAGCACCTGTCAGTCGAACAGCGGCGCAAAGTGAGGTTCAGTTACTTTGTAAATACGTGGATGATTCTGGTATTACTGTTTCTGGCAATCGATGCTTCCACTCGGTTCTTTATGCAGTTTCAGTAA
- a CDS encoding family 16 glycoside hydrolase, producing the protein MSCQRCLLTLVCLFFPFPTFAGAPEAIRGDNYQHTLFTDDFSESELGKQWTLYKSSSVIKDGVLQGVELEGGGHAAVHQLLTKPYSDAELTVDLKFAGSPSTNLTFNQHKFKGSHAGHLCRVVVSPTKVTLRDGKTGVFSNEIFKKRRSKEKLTAEEQTILKKTQADFSVKLEKDKWYTVTVRIKGDLMQAFIDGRLIGSLQSPGIAHATKDKIGLVTPKESIHYDNVIVKVP; encoded by the coding sequence ATGTCGTGTCAACGGTGTCTGCTTACATTGGTTTGTCTGTTCTTTCCCTTCCCGACCTTCGCGGGTGCGCCGGAAGCCATTCGCGGCGATAATTATCAGCATACGCTGTTCACGGACGACTTCTCTGAATCAGAACTGGGCAAACAGTGGACGCTCTATAAAAGTTCGTCAGTGATCAAAGACGGCGTGCTGCAGGGAGTCGAACTCGAAGGTGGCGGACATGCCGCCGTGCATCAGTTGTTGACCAAACCTTATAGCGATGCGGAACTGACCGTTGATCTCAAGTTCGCTGGTTCTCCTTCTACCAATCTGACATTTAATCAACACAAGTTTAAAGGCTCGCATGCGGGGCACCTCTGTCGCGTGGTGGTCTCGCCCACCAAGGTGACGCTCCGTGATGGTAAGACCGGTGTCTTCAGTAATGAGATCTTCAAAAAACGCCGGTCCAAAGAAAAGCTGACGGCGGAAGAACAGACGATCCTGAAAAAGACGCAGGCTGATTTTTCCGTCAAGCTGGAAAAAGACAAGTGGTATACCGTTACCGTCCGTATTAAAGGGGATCTAATGCAGGCCTTCATCGATGGCAGGCTGATCGGTTCCCTGCAGTCACCCGGTATCGCACACGCGACCAAAGACAAGATTGGTCTGGTCACGCCGAAAGAGTCGATTCATTATGATAATGTGATTGTCAAAGTGCCTTGA